Within Desulfurellaceae bacterium, the genomic segment AGCACTATCAGGCTGGGCGGCGGATCCTGGTTGGGGTCGGCATGGGCCAGGGCGCCGCCCAGGGTCGCCACGCTGCGGATGCGGATGCTGGCCACCCGTCCAAAGGTTTCAGCCAGCACGGGCACGGCGGTTTGTACCAGCGGCGAGGCTTCGAGGGCGCGGTGGGTACACAGGGCACCGAGCCGTAGAGCCTGAGCCGAGCCGGGCGGGCCGATCTGGTCGATTTCAGCCAGACCCTCAGTCTGGGCCAGCCGGCGCAGACCGATCAGATACGCCGGCTGGACCAGCCGCTGCTTCATCAGATTGACCAGCCCGGTGCCGCCGGCGATGAGCTTGGCCTCATCGCCGTAGCGAGCCAGTGCGTCGAGCGCCTCCTCAAGGGTTTGGGGTTCGATATATTCGAAAGGACTCACGCCGACACCTTGCCCTCGGCCACCGCCTGGATCGACTCAATAATTTTGTAATAGCCGGTGCAGCGACACAGATTGCCCATCATCCACGACCGGATTTCCCCGACCGAGGGGTGCGGCGTGGTGTCCAACAGGGCTTTGGCGGCCATGATCTGACCCGAGGTGCAGATGCCGCACTGAAAGCCGCCGTATTCGAGAAAGGCCCGCTGGAGCGGATGCAGCCGGTCGCCCTCGGCCAGCCCCTCAATCGTGACGAGCCGACAGTCGGCGACCGACACCGCCAGGGTCAGACACGCGCTGACCGGTTGGCCGTCAACCAGAACCGTGCATGCCCCGCACACGCCCACGCTACAGCCCTCTTTTGTGCCGGTCAGGCCGAGGTCATCGCGTAGAAAGTCGATCAGCAGCCGGTTATCGGCCACCTCACGGCTGACCGGCTGACCGTTCACCCACACTTGCAGCGTTTTCATGATGCACTATCCCCGTCCGTCCGTCCGCCGCGGTAGACTTTCTCGGCTGTCACCGGGAGATTGTTCAGACGCACCCCAACCGCGTCAAACACGGCATTGGCAACCGCTGCCGGAACGGCGACGTTGCTGTGCTCGCCGACCGCCTTACCGGCATACGGCGCCGGACCGGACCGGCTCTCGACCAGGGCGGTCTGGAGTTCGGGCATGTCCATGCTCGTCGGCAGCTTGTAATCGCCCAGATTAAGGCTGCTCACCGCACCGTCCTGAATCAGCAGGTGTTCGGTCAGGGCCTGACCCAGACCCTGGGCGACCCCGCCCTCGATTTGGCCCTGGTGGGTGAGCGGGTTGAGAACGGTGCCCACGTCATGGGCAGTAGTCAGCTTGCGCAGGCTGACCTGGCCGGTCTGGAAGTCAACCTCGACCTCGGCGACCTGGGCGCAGAACGAGGTCACCTCAACCGGGTCCGGGACGTAGCTGCCAAGCCGTGACAGAGGCAGCTGGCCCTGGGCATCAGCCTGGGCGGCAAAGGTGTGCAGATCGAGGCGTTGGCCGTCTTGGCCGAGGAACTGACCGGCCTGGAGCTGGACGGTGTCGGCTGCGCAATCCATCTGCCGGGCGGCCAAGTCAATGAGGGCGGCCTTGAGGGCGCGGACGGCCAGCAGCGTGGCTTGGCCGGCCATATGGGTCAGGCGGCTGCCCCCAGCGCCGACCTCCCAGGCTGCGGTATCGGTATCGCCCTGTACGACCCGCACCCGCTCCAAGGGCAGCTGGAACTCCTCGGCCACGATCTGCTGCAAAACGGTAAAGGAACCGGTGCCCGTGTCGGCCGCTCCGGTCATCAGGCTCAGGCTGGCGTCCGGGTTGAGGCTCAGGATTGCGCTCGACGGACCGAAGGCGCCCGGTTCCCGGTCGTACAAGCCGATTCCGCGGCCAACTCCAGGCGCCTTTTCATCCCCCCAGCCGGCAGTGTCGGCCGCCGCCCGCAGGGTTTCTTTACACCGAATCGTGCGCCACTCCTCACCCAGGGGTGCCCGGTCGCCCTCCTCCAGGGCATTCCGTAAACGGAACTCCAAGGGGTCAAGCCCCAGCTCATGGGCAATGCAGTCCATGTGGCTCTCAACCGCAAACACGACTTGCGGCGCGCCCGGCGCCCGCATATGTCCGGCCGGCACGGTATTGGTATAGGTTCGCACGACCTCGATATCCACGTGCGGGATGCGGTACGGCCCGCCGGCGTGAACACCGCCGTGGACCGTGTGCAAGGGAGTGAACGCGGCATACGCCCCGCAGCTGAAGACCAGCCTGGCGTGTCGGGCGGTGATGCGCCCCTCGGCGTCCACCCCGGACTTGAGCGTCATCGTCGCGGCGTGGCGCGGGTTGCCGGCCATCAGCTCCTCGGTGTAGCTCATGACCATCTTGACCGGCCGACCGGAGCGGGCGGCCAGGTGATAACACACCACGCTGTCCATCAGTGAACCTTTGCCGCCAAAGTCCCCGCCCAGCGGCGCGGTGTTGACACACACCCGGTCTTCGTCCAGCCCGATTCCGGCGGCGAACTGAGCCCGGGCAATGAATGGCGTCTTATTCGACAGCCACAGCTGAACCCTGCCGCCCGGCTCGATGTGGACGACGCTGGCGTGCGGTTCGAGATAGCCCTGATGGACGGGCGGTACGCTGAAGCTGTGCTCAAAAATCCGGGCCGCGCGGGCAAAGCCGGCCTCGGTATCGCCGTGGGTATAGCGCACCTGCGACACCACGTTAGGGATGGCCGGAAACAACCGGTCGCCGCCGTGGTGAACGAAATCCGGAATCGGCGGGTGGGCGTAGCGACTGGTGTCGGTGTGCACCCGGGGGGCGGCGTCGCGCATGGCTTCGAGCGCGTCAAACACGGCCGGCAGTTCCTCGTACTCAATCTCGACGAGGGTCAGCGCTTCTTCGGCGATGTCGGCGGACTCGGCCGCCACCGCAACAACCTTTTCGCCCACAAAGCGCACTACATCACGAGCCAGAACCGGCATGTCCAAAAAGAAGCGGCCGAGGCGACGCTCCGGCAGGTCGGCGCCAGTCAGCACCGCATGGACGCCGGGCAGGGCGGCGGCCTGAGACACATCAATCGACCGGATGCGGGCGTGCGGAAACGGGCTGCGGAGACACTTGCCCCATAGCATGCCGGGCAGGGCGATATCGGCCGTATAGCGTGCCCGGCCGGTGACTTTGTCCGGCCCTTCGACGTGGGCGACGGGCTGTCCCACACTGCGCCAGTCTGGCATAGCTTCTCCCTGTGTTGCGCCGCTCCGGGACTCAGGCGGTTCTGCCCGGCTCGGTCAGCCGTTCCAGACGCGCCAGGTAGGCGTAGGCCTGGCTGGCTGTCCGGCCGCACATGGACTCGGAGGGACACAGGTCGCGGCAAACCGCCGGCCGGTCGGGTCTTCCAAACAGGAGGCAGCGGTTGTCGGCGCTCAGCTGAACGCAGCGCACCCCGGCCGGTTTGCCGTCCGGCATACCCGGGATGGCGGATGAGATTGACGGGGCGATGCAACACGCCCCGCAGCCTACGCGACAGTCCATAATAGAGGTGCTCCTTCCTGTTCTTTTGGCCATGTCTCGGGAGAAGTTGCAAGACCGCTAGGATTGGCCGGATTCAGTTGCAAGCTATCATAATTTTGATAATATCAGGCGAATGATGCTTATCCGCATGTGAGGAGACATATGCCTACCATTCGTCCCATCTCGGATTTACGCAACAAAACCCCCGAGATCTCAAAACTCTGCCACGACTCTGGAGAACCGGTTTTCATTACAAAAAACGGCGAAAGTGAGTTAGTGGTGATGAGCGCCGCCGCCTATGAGCGGGATCAGGCCCGCCTGAGACTGTATGAGCTGCTCAATGCGGCCGAAGAAGACGTGCGCCACGGAGATCGGGGGATTGGCGTGAAACGCCTCGCCGTCCTCCTGCGCGGGGCACCGGAATGACGCGACAGGTCCGGGTCCTGCGCCGCGCCCAGACCGACCTGCTCGAAATGCAGCGCTATATTGCGCGGGATAATCCCACGGCAGCCGAAGATATGCTCAGGGCGATGCTTGACCTCATCGCCAGCCTGGGAGAATTCTTGGAGCGAGGACACATACCAAAGGATGCGGTTCTCCGAGCTGCCGGCTATCGTTATCTGCGCTACGGTGAATATCTCGTCTTTTACAAGGTTCTTCGCTCACAGGTCCGCGTGTACAGAATCGTCCACGGACGGCGCAGGTATGAAGACATCTTGTAAAACATAGGATAAAGACACCTGCGAGAGCAAATACCCGCTGGGGAGGACACATGAGCAATCCAGTCAACCCGCAACTCCGCTTCGGCCTGTGGTACGACTTCCGTAACCCGCCGGCCTGGAAACGGCCCTACGACCAGATCTACGGCGAAATCCTCGACCAGATCGTGTGGGGCGAGGCGAACGGCTTTGACGACGTGTGGCTGTCTGAGCACCATTTTATTGACGACGGCTACTCCCCGGCCCTGATGCCGATTGCCGCCGCCATTGCCGCTCGGACCACAAAGATTCGGATCGGCACCAGCGTCATGCTGCTGCCCTTTCACAACCCCGTCCGTCTGGCCGAAGACGCGGCAACCGTTGACGTGATCTCCGGCGGACGCCTGGAGCTCGGAGCCGGGGTGGGCTACAAGGTCGAGGAGTTCGAGGGCTTTGGCGTATCGAGCAAGGAGCGCGGGGCGCGGACCAACGAGTGCCTGGAAATCCTGGCCCGGCTGTGGCAGGGCGAAACCCTGAGCTTCAAGGGCACGTACTACGAGGTCAACAAGGTCAAGCTGACGCCCGAGCCGATTCAAAAACCGCGGCCGCCGCTGTGGGTCGGCGGCTTCACCCCGCCCGCCCTGCGCCGGGCGGCAAAATACGGCGACGGCTATATTGGCGTCGGCCCGCTGACCGAGCACTACCAGCGCTATGTGGCCGCCCTGGAAAAGCAGGGCAAACCCAGCGACAATCTGCGCCTGGCGGGCGGCTTCTTCTGGCTGATCGCGTCCGAAGATCCGGACAAGACCTGGCACGAGGCGGCCGATCACGTGATCTACCAGACCAACGCCTACGCCGAGTGGTCGGCCAAGGCCGGTATGCCCCTGTTTGAGACCATCCGGGATCGGGACCATTTGCGCGAACTGGGGATGCTGCAAGTCGTCGAGGTTGACACCTGCATCAAGATGATCCGCGACTATGCGTCCGAAACGCCGCTGACCCACTACTACTCCTGGACCCTGCCGCCGGGCCTGCCGGCCAGCTGGATCCAGCCCCATCTGGAGCTGTTTGCCACCAAGGTCATTCCCGGCGTGCGCGCCGCTCAGTAAGCGAAAGGAGAGGTCCATGTCCCGTCTATTGGTGTCCGTGTGTGCTTTGGTCTTTTTCCTCTTGGCGCCACCCGCCCACGGTTCGGAATGGGTGATTGATGCGTCCCATTCCAGCGCCCAGTTTGCGGTCCGCCACTTCATGGTTTCAACCGTGCGCGGTACGTTTGGGACGCTGAGCGGTGCGGTGAACCTGGACGAACAGGACATCACCCAGTCGTCGGTCACGGCCGAGATTGAGGTGGCCTCGATTGACACCCGTGAGGCCAAACGGGACGAGCACTTACGGGGCACGGACTTCTTCGATGTCGAACAATACCCGACCATGCGCTTTGTGTCGAAAAAGGTGGAGCAGACCGACGCTACCCGCTATACCGTGACCGGGGACATGACGATGAAGGGAGTGACCAGGCAGGTCGCGTTTGCGGTCGAAGGCTCGCCCACCCCGATCACCGATCCGTGGGGCAATCTGCGGCTCGGCGGCGTGGCAACGGCGACCATCGACCGAACCGAGTTCGGCCTGAGCTATAACAGAGTGTTGGAGGCCGGCGGTGTTACCATCGGGGAAGAGGTGAGAATCACCATCGACTTTGAACTCACCCCCAAACAGGAAGAGCAGTAGACGAGCCGGCACGAGGCACGCAGCCTCGTGCCCGTTCACGCCCTCTTCGGGCAAATATCCAGAATTTCAAATACCGTACAGCGCCTTCACGTTGTCGTGGGTGATCTTGGTCCGCTCCTCGGCGGCAATGCCGTCGAACAGTTCGTCGAGCACCTCGTTGGAGCACGGCCAGGTCGAGTCGGTATGCGGGTAGTCTGAGCCCCACAGCAGGTTCTCAAGGCCGATGAATTTCCGGGTCGCAAGCGCCGGCCGGTCGTCCTCAATGGTGGCGTAGAACTGCCGTCGCCAGACCTCGTGGGGCGGCGTGCCGCTGAACGGCTCGTCCATAGTGCGCCGTTCGCGCTGCAAGCCCTGATCGACACGGTCCAGCCAATGGGCGATCCAGCCGGCGTTGAACTCGGCCACCACGATTTTGAGGCGCGGGTGGCGCTCGCATACCCCCCGGCACATGAACTCGACGATGGTGCGCTGGACCGTGGCCTGGGCTGCGGCATAGTCGGCAATTCCATCGTCACGGACGCGCGGACCGCGATACTCACGCGGCACATAGGACAGCGTGCCGACGTGCATCGACAGCGGAAAGCCGGCCTCCTCGGCCCGGGACCAGATAGGCTCGTAGGCCGGGTCGTAGTACGGCCGCTCAANNNNNNNNNNNNNNNNNNNNNNNNNNNNNNNNNNNNNNNNNNNNNNNNNNNNNNNNNNNNNNNNNNNNNNNNNNNNNNNNNNNNNNNNNNNNNNNNNNNNNNNNNNNNNNNNNNNNNNNNNNNNNNNNNNNNNNNNNNNNNNNNNNNNNNNNNNNNNNNNNNNNNNNNNNNNNNNNNNNNNNNNNNNNNNNNNNNNNNNNNNNNNNNNNNNNNNNNNNNNNNNNNNNNNNNNNNNNNNNNNNNNNNNGCGCCGTCCACCAGACCGGGCCGCATCCCGGCGTAGCCCTGCTTGAACAAGGCTACCAGCTCCGGATCCTGCATGTGGGCGACATCGGGCTTGCGGCCGGGCTTGCGGTGCAGCGGTTCGTTACGCGCCAGGCGCGTCGCCGCCATGCCCATGCGGGCGACGCTGACGCCGTGCAGGCCACGCGCCGGGATAACGATGGCGTCCACCTGGTCGCCGACATCCATGACGCGCGGCGCTTCGTCGCCAAAACGGTCGGCCAGGCCGGTAAAGACCTCGCGGCCCTCCACAACGTGCGAATCCGCAGAAATCGGTTTCATGGCTCCCCTCCCAGGACGATAGATGTGGACGACCTGCGTCCGTCATGTCAGCTGCTTCTTGGCTGCACGGGCTTCTGCACGCTAGCACGCACCCGGACGAGCGTGAAGGTGCTGGCGGTCTGGGGCCGGCAGCGGGTTCTAAGCCGAAGCGATGTCTTCCTGCCTGCCCACCAGATGCAGGCCGAGCAGGAGCACGGCGGCCAGGCCGTACATCACCCCAAAGGTCGGGGCGGCCGCCAGCCCGAACACGTTCTGGACNNNNNNNNNNNNNNNNNNNNNNNNNNNNNNNNNNNNNNNNNNNNNNNNNNNNNNNNNNNNNCGGACAAACTCGCGTTCGATGACGAACACCAGAATTGCCGCCAAGACCATTGAACTCAGCAAAAAGCCCTGGCTGAGGGCAATGACCCCGTGGATGTACAGGTCGGCCCCAAACGTCGGTGCGACCTCATACAAACTGGAGCCGGCCTTGCGGATGCCGGTCTCAACCAGCTGCAGAGCCCAGGCGGCCAGGGCCGGAATCAGCCCCAGAGCCACGGCCAGGGCGTGGTGGCGCGGAACGGTTTGAAACGCCTGGGCGGTCATCATGATCCCGATCCACAGCAGAATGCCCAGCGTCACCTCCACCGGCACAATCTGCAAGACGAGCGTCATCCCGCCGGTCAGACACAGCACGGCCACCACGGCTCCGTTGATCATCGAGTAGGCCGACCGGGCGCCCATCGCCTTCCAGGCCGGATGNNNNNNNNNNNNNNNNNNNNNNNNNNNNNNNNNNNNNNNNNNNNNNNNNNNNNNNNNNNNNNCGCGTCTCATAGCGGTCCCCGGCCGCCTCGGCACTCTCCAGATTTTGCAGCGAGCCGATTACGTTGAACAGTCCCATGGGGACGATGACCGACAGGTAGCGCCAGCCTTCTCCGCTGCTCAGCAGGGCGAACAGATCGGCCGGCACGGGCTGTGGCAGATGCACGCCGAAGGCATAGGTATCGGTCGGCGGTTCAAACACCGACCAGCCAAAGGCGCGCAGCAGCCAGGCCAGGCCGACACCGGTCAAGACGGCCACAAGCCCGCCCGGCAGCCCCAGGGGCAGGGTCTTGCGGGAGGCATAGCTGACCAGAATGATCAGCATCGGCAGCAGGGCAATGGCCGGAGAGGCGAAGATCTGGAAAATGAATCCCATCGCAATAAAGGTGATGGCAATACCGGCCAGCGCGGCCAGCAGAGCCGCCCGAGGGGTATAGCGTCGCAACCAGTCGCCGACAAACGCGCCGACCGTTTCCAACACCCCGCTCAGAAAACACGCAAACAGTCCGGCCTGCCAGGCCAGGGTAGAATCCCCGGTGAGCTGATAGATTGGCCCCATGATCAGAAAAAAGTAGGCAAACACACTCGGGGTGTTGATCCCGTAGGGCAGCGCCGTGACATCGTTCCGCCCGGTGGCCTGCATCAGCTGCCGGGCTTGCCAGGCGTAAAAGGCGTTGCCGAACAAAATCGACAGGGCCGCCCCGGGCAGGATCCGGCCGGTGACCAGCTCGGGCGGAAAGCCGCACACCACGGCTCCCAGCACGGCGATCAGCATGAGCTGGATCAGGTTATCGATGAACAGCCCGAAGAACCCGTCGATATCACCACGTACAATCCGCATAGGCATGCGCCCATTTGTAGGGATGTTCGAGACATTTTTCCAGGGCAGCGCGACCGATCCGTGACTCATGCTCGATCCGCCTGCTCTGTGCTGGCTGACTCCATATCCATAGCGTGGGGCTTGTTGATCCAGGGTATAACCCTGGTTATACTACGACGTATGAAGACGGCGATTTCGATTCCTGACGATGTTTTCCTGGCGGCTGAACAGTTGGTCAAACGCGTTGGCTCTTCTCGCAGTGAACTGTACACCACAGCTCTTGTCGCATATCTCAAGGACCACCAGCATCAGGGCGTGACCGAGCGCTTAAACGCCGTCTATGCCCAGG encodes:
- a CDS encoding xanthine dehydrogenase family protein molybdopterin-binding subunit, whose product is MPDWRSVGQPVAHVEGPDKVTGRARYTADIALPGMLWGKCLRSPFPHARIRSIDVSQAAALPGVHAVLTGADLPERRLGRFFLDMPVLARDVVRFVGEKVVAVAAESADIAEEALTLVEIEYEELPAVFDALEAMRDAAPRVHTDTSRYAHPPIPDFVHHGGDRLFPAIPNVVSQVRYTHGDTEAGFARAARIFEHSFSVPPVHQGYLEPHASVVHIEPGGRVQLWLSNKTPFIARAQFAAGIGLDEDRVCVNTAPLGGDFGGKGSLMDSVVCYHLAARSGRPVKMVMSYTEELMAGNPRHAATMTLKSGVDAEGRITARHARLVFSCGAYAAFTPLHTVHGGVHAGGPYRIPHVDIEVVRTYTNTVPAGHMRAPGAPQVVFAVESHMDCIAHELGLDPLEFRLRNALEEGDRAPLGEEWRTIRCKETLRAAADTAGWGDEKAPGVGRGIGLYDREPGAFGPSSAILSLNPDASLSLMTGAADTGTGSFTVLQQIVAEEFQLPLERVRVVQGDTDTAAWEVGAGGSRLTHMAGQATLLAVRALKAALIDLAARQMDCAADTVQLQAGQFLGQDGQRLDLHTFAAQADAQGQLPLSRLGSYVPDPVEVTSFCAQVAEVEVDFQTGQVSLRKLTTAHDVGTVLNPLTHQGQIEGGVAQGLGQALTEHLLIQDGAVSSLNLGDYKLPTSMDMPELQTALVESRSGPAPYAGKAVGEHSNVAVPAAVANAVFDAVGVRLNNLPVTAEKVYRGGRTDGDSAS
- a CDS encoding amidohydrolase family protein, producing ERPYYDPAYEPIWSRAEEAGFPLSMHVGTLSYVPREYRGPRVRDDGIADYAAAQATVQRTIVEFMCRGVCERHPRLKIVVAEFNAGWIAHWLDRVDQGLQRERRTMDEPFSGTPPHEVWRRQFYATIEDDRPALATRKFIGLENLLWGSDYPHTDSTWPCSNEVLDELFDGIAAEERTKITHDNVKALYGI
- a CDS encoding LLM class flavin-dependent oxidoreductase; this translates as MSNPVNPQLRFGLWYDFRNPPAWKRPYDQIYGEILDQIVWGEANGFDDVWLSEHHFIDDGYSPALMPIAAAIAARTTKIRIGTSVMLLPFHNPVRLAEDAATVDVISGGRLELGAGVGYKVEEFEGFGVSSKERGARTNECLEILARLWQGETLSFKGTYYEVNKVKLTPEPIQKPRPPLWVGGFTPPALRRAAKYGDGYIGVGPLTEHYQRYVAALEKQGKPSDNLRLAGGFFWLIASEDPDKTWHEAADHVIYQTNAYAEWSAKAGMPLFETIRDRDHLRELGMLQVVEVDTCIKMIRDYASETPLTHYYSWTLPPGLPASWIQPHLELFATKVIPGVRAAQ
- a CDS encoding (2Fe-2S)-binding protein, encoding MKTLQVWVNGQPVSREVADNRLLIDFLRDDLGLTGTKEGCSVGVCGACTVLVDGQPVSACLTLAVSVADCRLVTIEGLAEGDRLHPLQRAFLEYGGFQCGICTSGQIMAAKALLDTTPHPSVGEIRSWMMGNLCRCTGYYKIIESIQAVAEGKVSA
- a CDS encoding type II toxin-antitoxin system RelE/ParE family toxin, which codes for MTRQVRVLRRAQTDLLEMQRYIARDNPTAAEDMLRAMLDLIASLGEFLERGHIPKDAVLRAAGYRYLRYGEYLVFYKVLRSQVRVYRIVHGRRRYEDIL
- a CDS encoding YceI family protein, which codes for MSRLLVSVCALVFFLLAPPAHGSEWVIDASHSSAQFAVRHFMVSTVRGTFGTLSGAVNLDEQDITQSSVTAEIEVASIDTREAKRDEHLRGTDFFDVEQYPTMRFVSKKVEQTDATRYTVTGDMTMKGVTRQVAFAVEGSPTPITDPWGNLRLGGVATATIDRTEFGLSYNRVLEAGGVTIGEEVRITIDFELTPKQEEQ
- a CDS encoding type II toxin-antitoxin system Phd/YefM family antitoxin; the protein is MPTIRPISDLRNKTPEISKLCHDSGEPVFITKNGESELVVMSAAAYERDQARLRLYELLNAAEEDVRHGDRGIGVKRLAVLLRGAPE